Proteins encoded together in one Actinomycetes bacterium window:
- a CDS encoding metallophosphoesterase, with translation MRVLVASDLHYRLPHYDWLVQAAADVDVVALPGDLADVVSPVPHEVQVVVLERYLGQLAERATVLAASGNHDLDGPGRDGEQVAGWLRLLSAPGLHADGASVDIDGVRFTVCPWWDGPTARAEVDALLQAAAVDRPDTWVWLYHAPPAGTVLCSDGRREFPDHDLTSWIERYQPFAVLCGHIHQAPWVEGGSWHARIGSTWVFNAGRQVGPVPPHITLDTERGTAEWYGVFDRQTVDLA, from the coding sequence GTGCGCGTCCTCGTGGCCTCGGACCTGCACTACCGGCTGCCGCACTACGACTGGCTCGTCCAGGCCGCCGCGGACGTCGACGTGGTCGCGTTGCCCGGCGACCTCGCCGACGTGGTGAGCCCGGTGCCGCACGAGGTCCAGGTCGTCGTCCTCGAGCGCTATCTCGGACAGCTGGCCGAGCGAGCCACCGTCCTCGCCGCGTCCGGCAACCACGACCTCGACGGGCCGGGTCGCGACGGCGAGCAGGTCGCCGGCTGGCTGCGCCTGCTCAGCGCGCCCGGCCTGCACGCGGACGGCGCCTCGGTCGACATCGACGGCGTGCGCTTCACGGTCTGCCCCTGGTGGGACGGGCCGACGGCCAGGGCCGAGGTCGACGCCCTGCTGCAAGCGGCCGCGGTGGACCGGCCGGACACGTGGGTGTGGCTCTACCACGCCCCGCCCGCCGGCACGGTGCTGTGCAGCGACGGCCGGCGCGAGTTCCCCGACCACGACCTCACGTCCTGGATCGAGCGTTACCAGCCGTTCGCGGTGCTGTGCGGGCACATCCACCAGGCGCCGTGGGTCGAGGGCGGCTCGTGGCATGCCCGGATCGGCTCGACGTGGGTGTTCAACGCCGGGCGCCAGGTCGGCCCGGTGCCCCCGCACATCACCCTCGACACCGAGCGGGGCACCGCGGAGTGGTACGGCGTCTTCGACCGGCAGACGGTGGACCTGGCCTGA
- a CDS encoding oxygenase MpaB family protein, producing the protein MPALLDVARVLPVNPVARTFRRIVSGDPQGRPEWIRALEDGTDAGLFGPGSAPWAVHGSTTTLIGGVRALLLQALHPAALAGVRDHSRYRDDALGRLAGTSRWLVTLTFGDSRAVERESARVRGMHTRVRGLMLDPQGDLRPYAASDPHLLRWVHLAFTDSFLVAHEVWGAAIPGGPDAYVGEWGRAAELLGLDDPPRSVVELRDQLHGYDDELDGGTDAREVARFILNPPLPLAARPAYAVLASAAVSTLEPRHRELLELTALPLTLTRPMAGALLRGLGVALGSTSPSERAARQRLDRVLA; encoded by the coding sequence GTGCCCGCCCTCCTCGACGTCGCCCGCGTCCTCCCGGTGAACCCGGTGGCGCGAACGTTCCGCCGGATCGTCTCCGGCGACCCGCAGGGGCGACCCGAGTGGATCCGGGCGCTCGAGGACGGAACGGACGCCGGCCTCTTCGGCCCCGGGTCCGCGCCGTGGGCGGTGCACGGCAGCACGACGACGCTCATCGGAGGCGTACGTGCGCTGCTCCTCCAGGCCCTGCACCCGGCAGCGCTGGCCGGGGTCCGGGACCACTCGCGCTATCGCGACGATGCCCTGGGCCGCCTGGCCGGCACGTCGCGGTGGCTGGTGACGCTCACCTTCGGCGACTCCCGGGCGGTGGAACGCGAGTCGGCACGCGTGCGCGGGATGCACACCAGGGTCCGGGGGCTGATGCTGGACCCTCAGGGCGACCTGCGACCGTACGCCGCGAGCGACCCGCACCTGCTGCGCTGGGTGCACCTGGCCTTCACCGACTCCTTCCTGGTGGCCCACGAGGTGTGGGGCGCCGCGATCCCCGGAGGCCCCGACGCCTACGTCGGTGAGTGGGGGCGGGCGGCTGAGCTGCTCGGCCTCGACGACCCGCCGCGATCGGTCGTCGAGCTGCGCGATCAGCTGCACGGCTACGACGACGAGCTCGACGGCGGGACTGACGCCCGGGAGGTCGCGCGCTTCATCCTCAACCCTCCCCTGCCGCTGGCGGCCCGGCCTGCCTACGCCGTCCTCGCGAGCGCCGCGGTGTCCACACTGGAGCCGCGGCACCGCGAGCTGCTCGAGCTGACCGCGCTCCCGCTGACGCTCACCCGCCCGATGGCCGGCGCCCTGCTCAGGGGGCTGGGCGTGGCGCTGGGATCGACCTCGCCCAGCGAGCGCGCCGCGCGGCAGCGGCTGGACCGGGTCCTCGCCTGA
- a CDS encoding NAD-dependent protein deacetylase gives MRLDTASRVDALAELVAGGDVVVLSGAGLSTESGIPDYRGPSGASRRRPPMTYRAFVDDPVARRRYWARSHLGWRHLSSVGPNAGHRAVAALEHSGVLVGTITQNVDGLHQRAGSHGVLDLHGRLDRVVCLDCRAVVSREEVAARMSAANASWDAEATALNPDGDADVPDGQLDGFVVVACERCGGTLKPDVVYFGENVPVARVAAANDWVDWARAVLVLGSSLTVFSGRRFVIRAARAGKAVAIVNDGPTRCDDLAGIRLHGRLGVTLTRLADAIGSGAGL, from the coding sequence ATGCGGCTCGACACCGCCTCGCGCGTCGATGCCCTCGCCGAGCTCGTGGCGGGCGGCGACGTCGTGGTGCTCAGCGGCGCGGGCCTGTCGACCGAGTCCGGCATCCCGGACTATCGCGGGCCGAGCGGGGCGAGCCGGCGCCGACCGCCGATGACCTATCGCGCCTTCGTGGACGACCCGGTGGCCCGCCGCCGCTACTGGGCGCGCAGCCATCTCGGCTGGCGGCACCTCTCGAGCGTCGGACCGAACGCCGGCCACCGCGCCGTGGCCGCCCTCGAGCACAGCGGCGTGCTCGTGGGCACGATCACCCAGAACGTCGACGGCCTCCACCAGCGGGCCGGGTCGCACGGGGTGCTCGACCTGCACGGCCGCCTCGACCGCGTGGTCTGCCTGGACTGTCGCGCCGTGGTGTCCCGCGAGGAGGTGGCGGCCCGGATGAGCGCAGCCAACGCCTCGTGGGACGCCGAGGCGACGGCGCTGAACCCCGACGGCGACGCCGACGTACCCGATGGGCAGCTCGACGGCTTCGTCGTCGTGGCCTGCGAGCGCTGCGGCGGGACGTTGAAGCCGGACGTCGTCTACTTCGGCGAGAACGTCCCGGTGGCGCGGGTCGCGGCGGCCAACGACTGGGTCGACTGGGCCCGCGCGGTGCTCGTGCTGGGATCCTCGCTGACGGTGTTCTCCGGCCGTCGGTTCGTGATTCGGGCCGCCCGCGCGGGCAAGGCCGTCGCGATCGTCAACGACGGGCCCACCCGCTGCGACGACCTGGCGGGGATCCGGCTGCACGGCCGGCTCGGCGTCACCCTGACGCGGTTGGCCGACGCGATCGGGTCAGGCGCCGGGCTCTGA
- a CDS encoding alpha/beta hydrolase: MTTYGLVHGAYHGAWCWSDVVTELERRGHRALTVDLPSEDPTAAGREYAAAALEAFSSAGEDLVLVGHSLGGLTIPLVAAARPVAHLVFVAAMLPRVGRSLDEVLAEEADMVLPGPPHGAYVDAAGLVRFHPEVAAAWFFADCSPAVAARAAARLRGQWWGISNEVTPLQAWPDVPMTYVLGVADPVINPAWSRRVVPAVLGGRPVELPGGHSPFLARPGELVDALLLACEGSSDG; the protein is encoded by the coding sequence GTGACGACGTACGGGCTCGTCCACGGCGCCTACCACGGGGCATGGTGCTGGTCCGACGTCGTGACCGAGCTCGAGCGACGGGGGCACCGCGCGCTGACCGTGGACCTGCCCTCGGAGGACCCCACGGCCGCGGGCCGGGAGTACGCCGCTGCCGCGCTCGAGGCGTTCTCCTCGGCCGGCGAGGACCTCGTCCTCGTCGGCCACTCCCTGGGTGGGCTCACCATCCCCCTGGTGGCCGCCGCGCGGCCGGTCGCCCACCTGGTGTTCGTCGCCGCGATGCTGCCGCGGGTGGGGCGCAGCCTGGACGAGGTGCTGGCCGAGGAGGCCGACATGGTCCTGCCCGGACCGCCGCACGGCGCGTACGTCGACGCGGCCGGGCTCGTCCGCTTCCACCCGGAGGTGGCGGCCGCCTGGTTCTTCGCGGACTGCTCGCCCGCGGTGGCCGCGCGTGCCGCCGCCCGGCTGCGGGGCCAGTGGTGGGGCATCAGCAACGAGGTCACCCCGCTCCAGGCCTGGCCTGACGTGCCGATGACCTACGTCCTCGGGGTGGCCGACCCGGTCATCAACCCCGCCTGGTCGCGACGGGTCGTCCCGGCGGTGCTCGGCGGGCGACCGGTCGAGCTCCCCGGCGGGCACTCGCCGTTCCTGGCCCGGCCGGGCGAGCTGGTCGACGCCCTCCTCCTGGCGTGCGAGGGCTCCTCCGACGGCTGA
- a CDS encoding cyclic nucleotide-binding domain-containing protein — protein sequence MSELLALCADLPVEAVPPGQTLIVEGDAPGPMYVLRTGSVSVERDGVPVARIHASGAVLGEMSVVLERPATATVRAEQEVTVHVVEDPHDFLSANPGAALAVLRTTAARLDGMTQYLVDVKQQYAGLGGHLAMVDQILDALVHHQPSTARTGSVRDPEVG from the coding sequence GTGAGCGAGCTCCTCGCGCTGTGCGCCGACCTGCCCGTCGAGGCTGTTCCGCCCGGACAGACCCTCATCGTCGAGGGTGACGCCCCGGGCCCGATGTACGTGCTGCGCACCGGCAGCGTCAGCGTCGAACGCGACGGCGTACCGGTGGCCCGCATCCACGCCTCCGGTGCGGTCCTCGGCGAGATGTCCGTCGTCCTGGAGCGACCCGCCACCGCGACGGTACGCGCGGAGCAGGAGGTGACGGTCCACGTCGTCGAGGACCCTCACGACTTCCTCAGCGCCAACCCTGGCGCCGCGCTGGCGGTGCTGCGCACGACGGCGGCGCGGCTCGACGGGATGACGCAGTACCTCGTGGACGTCAAGCAGCAGTACGCCGGTCTGGGCGGCCACCTGGCGATGGTCGACCAGATCCTGGACGCCCTGGTCCACCACCAGCCGTCGACCGCGCGGACCGGGTCCGTCCGTGACCCCGAGGTGGGCTGA
- a CDS encoding MBL fold metallo-hydrolase produces the protein MRLTLLGVRGSTPAPGRDFVRYGGHTSCIAVTRDDEDLPDLVLDAGTGFRGLPGLLGGAAYDGSILLSHLHWDHVQGIPFCPSGDRDDSRVDVFLPAQEGLSGRDLLAQLMAPPAFPITPEGLRGDWSFHAVQPGMFETDGYVVTACEVTHKGGRTYAYRVEADGASLAYAPDHAPALGLDDATLRTMEGVDLLVQDAQFIDRERLIADDYGHATVRDAVELAQRVHARAVLLFHHGPGRKDDDLDRIADDIAADVTVLTAYEGMVLDVTSRTMSR, from the coding sequence GTGCGGCTGACGCTGCTGGGGGTGCGTGGCTCCACGCCCGCGCCCGGGCGAGACTTCGTGCGCTACGGCGGGCACACCTCGTGCATCGCGGTGACGCGTGACGACGAGGACCTGCCGGATCTGGTGCTCGACGCCGGCACCGGCTTCCGCGGACTTCCCGGGCTGCTCGGCGGAGCCGCGTACGACGGCTCGATCCTGCTCAGCCACCTGCACTGGGACCACGTCCAGGGGATCCCGTTCTGCCCCTCCGGGGACCGCGACGACTCCCGGGTCGATGTGTTCCTGCCCGCGCAGGAGGGCCTGAGCGGGCGCGACCTGTTGGCCCAGCTGATGGCACCCCCGGCGTTCCCGATCACCCCGGAGGGCCTGCGCGGTGACTGGTCCTTCCACGCGGTGCAGCCGGGAATGTTCGAGACCGACGGATACGTCGTCACCGCCTGCGAGGTGACGCACAAGGGCGGTCGCACGTACGCCTACCGCGTCGAGGCGGACGGTGCCTCCCTCGCCTACGCCCCGGACCACGCCCCCGCGCTCGGCCTCGACGATGCCACCCTGCGCACCATGGAGGGCGTCGACCTGCTCGTTCAGGACGCGCAGTTCATCGACCGCGAACGGCTGATCGCCGACGACTACGGGCACGCGACCGTCCGGGACGCCGTCGAGCTCGCCCAGCGCGTCCATGCGCGTGCCGTCCTGCTCTTCCACCACGGGCCGGGGCGCAAGGATGACGACCTCGACCGCATCGCCGACGACATCGCCGCGGACGTCACGGTCCTCACCGCCTACGAGGGCATGGTCCTCGACGTGACGAGCCGGACCATGAGCCGGTGA